Proteins from a single region of Deinococcus aerolatus:
- a CDS encoding bifunctional 3,4-dihydroxy-2-butanone-4-phosphate synthase/GTP cyclohydrolase II, which yields MTASPLVLAPVAELLLELQEGRPVILVDDERRENEGDLLMPAATATPQWINFMAREGRGLICVTLTPERAGQLDLTPMVGRSTDPNGTAFTVSVDHTGNTTGISAFDRAATIAALMDDAARPTDFRRPGHVFPLVARPGGVLRRAGHTEAACDLARLAGFAPVGVICEIMGDDGEMSRLPDLLTFGAKHGLKVGSIEALIAYRMQHDPFMLQVAEAELPTTYGSFRIVGFEDTVSGAEHVALVMGEVTPEPLLVRVHSECLTGDGFHSLRCDCGAQRDAAMQAIAAEGRGVLVYLRQEGRGIGLLNKIRAYHLQDGGADTVEANEQLGFPADARDFGIGAQMLHLLGARQLRVLTNNPRKLRSLGGFGLEVVERVALHAGHNEHNAHYLNTKALRLGHIGTDGSHT from the coding sequence GTGACGGCGTCGCCCCTGGTCCTGGCCCCGGTGGCTGAACTGCTGCTGGAGTTGCAGGAGGGCCGCCCCGTCATTCTGGTGGACGACGAGCGCCGTGAGAACGAGGGTGACCTGCTGATGCCCGCAGCGACGGCGACGCCGCAGTGGATCAACTTCATGGCGCGCGAGGGCCGGGGCCTGATCTGCGTGACCCTGACCCCGGAGCGCGCCGGGCAGCTTGACCTGACCCCCATGGTGGGCCGCAGCACGGATCCGAACGGCACAGCCTTTACGGTCAGTGTGGACCACACCGGCAACACCACCGGCATCAGCGCCTTTGACCGCGCCGCTACCATCGCGGCGCTGATGGACGACGCGGCGCGGCCCACGGACTTCCGCCGTCCCGGCCATGTCTTTCCGCTAGTGGCGCGGCCCGGCGGGGTCCTGCGCCGCGCGGGCCACACCGAGGCCGCGTGTGATCTGGCGCGGTTGGCCGGTTTTGCCCCGGTGGGCGTGATCTGCGAGATCATGGGAGACGACGGCGAGATGAGCCGCCTGCCGGACCTGCTGACCTTCGGGGCGAAGCACGGCCTGAAGGTGGGCAGCATCGAGGCGCTGATCGCCTACCGCATGCAGCACGATCCCTTCATGCTGCAGGTGGCCGAGGCCGAGTTGCCTACCACGTACGGCTCCTTCCGCATCGTGGGCTTCGAGGACACGGTCAGCGGCGCGGAGCATGTGGCGCTGGTGATGGGTGAGGTCACGCCGGAGCCGCTGCTGGTGCGCGTGCACAGCGAGTGCCTGACTGGAGACGGCTTCCACTCGCTGCGCTGCGACTGCGGCGCGCAGCGCGACGCAGCGATGCAGGCCATCGCCGCCGAGGGCCGGGGCGTTCTGGTCTACCTGCGGCAGGAAGGCCGGGGCATCGGCCTGCTGAACAAGATCCGGGCCTACCATCTGCAAGACGGCGGTGCGGATACGGTCGAGGCCAACGAACAGCTCGGCTTTCCAGCCGACGCCCGCGATTTCGGCATCGGCGCGCAGATGCTGCATCTGCTGGGCGCGCGGCAACTGCGTGTGCTGACCAACAACCCCCGCAAACTGCGCAGCCTGGGGGGCTTCGGCCTGGAGGTCGTCGAGCGGGTGGCCCTGCACGCGGGTCACAACGAACATAATGCCCATTACCTGAACACCAAGGCCCTCCGGCTGGGCCACATTGGAACGGACGGCAGTCACACCTGA
- a CDS encoding riboflavin synthase gives MFTGIIEQLGRVARTVDTAGNLTVTIEPNEMWADLSLGESVAVNGTCLTVTAWDHAGFTVDLSRETLAKTAPHWQDGHRVNLERAMTAQARFGGHVVSGHVDGVGEVLNVEARPGAYTMTLRAPAALARYLVPKGSVTVDGVSLTVVDVGGPAGSRADLRADEFTLWLVPHTLDVTTLHTWAAGTQVNLEADQMAKYAERLLLMRDWTPPTPEGAGRDAQQVGA, from the coding sequence ATGTTTACTGGAATTATTGAGCAGCTCGGGCGTGTGGCCCGCACCGTGGACACCGCCGGCAACCTGACCGTCACCATCGAACCGAACGAGATGTGGGCGGACCTGTCCCTGGGCGAGAGCGTCGCGGTGAACGGCACCTGCCTGACCGTGACTGCCTGGGACCACGCGGGCTTCACGGTGGACCTCAGCCGCGAGACCCTGGCCAAAACCGCCCCGCACTGGCAGGACGGGCACCGCGTGAATCTGGAGCGGGCCATGACCGCGCAGGCCCGTTTCGGCGGCCACGTGGTGAGCGGCCACGTTGACGGCGTGGGTGAGGTGCTGAACGTCGAGGCCCGGCCCGGCGCGTACACCATGACCCTGCGTGCCCCCGCCGCGCTGGCCCGTTACCTGGTGCCCAAGGGCAGCGTCACCGTGGACGGTGTGAGCCTGACCGTGGTGGACGTGGGTGGCCCGGCGGGCAGCCGCGCCGACCTGCGCGCCGACGAGTTCACGCTGTGGCTGGTGCCACACACGCTGGACGTGACCACCCTGCACACCTGGGCTGCCGGAACGCAGGTGAACCTGGAGGCCGATCAGATGGCCAAGTACGCCGAGCGCCTGCTGCTGATGCGGGACTGGACGCCGCCCACCCCAGAGGGGGCAGGCCGTGACGCCCAGCAGGTCGGCGCGTGA